CGGTAGAGCGACGCGAGATCTGACAACTCCGGCACCGAGGCCTCGCCCAGGTGCGAAAACGACCGTTCGGGCACGATCCAGACTTCGAACGGAAAGCGGGCAAAGAACGGCACGATGGCCCGCCAGGTTGTATTGGCGGACACCAGTAAAGCGCCGTCGTAGGTCGGGCGCGCCAGCAGGTCCTGCAACAGCGGTCGGCCGTGCTCCGCGAGGTAGGACGCCTGGGCGTGGCGCTGCCGCGCCGCGGTGTCGGTGACGAAATCCGTCGCGTACACCTGGCCGTGCGGGTGCAGGTTAGACACCCCGATTTCCACACCCTTGTTCTCGAACACGATCACCTGGTGGATCGTGGGGTCGGCCGCGAGCGTGAGGTACTCGTCCCGCCACAGCGCGACCACAGCGGCCATCTCTGCGGTGCTCAGGTCTGCCAGGGTCAGGTCGTGTCGCTCCGACCAGCACAGCACCCGGCAGCGTCCGCGCGGCAAGGCGGTGCGGTGCAAGGGGTCGGCATCCTCGGACTGCAGGCCAGGCGGATCGGCGACCAGGTTGGCAAAATCGTTGTCGAAAGCGAAGGGCCCGACGTAGTCGGGGTTGGTGGCGCCGGTCGCCCGCGTCACGCGTGGACACAGGTAACAGCCCGGGTCGTGTTCGGGAACGGTCTCGGTCCGGGCACCAACCCTGGCACCGGACCAGGGTCGGCCGGCGGACTGCGCGGCGATCTGCACCCATTCCTGGCGCAGCGGGTGCCACCGGTGCTGCCAGTTCGCACTCACAACGGCCGCTCGCCCGCGCCGTCGGACGCGACCACCGGGTGGAAATCGGCGGTCAGTCCGGTCTCACGGTGGTACCGCGCACTGACCTCGCTTTCGAAGGCGGCCAAGGCCGTGTCTGCCACAAGTGACACCGTGCACCCGCCGAAGCCGGCGCCGGTCATGCGGCTGCCGACCACGCCGGGCACGGCCATCGCCGCGGCCACCAGCGCATCGAGCGCCGGCGTCGAGACGTCGAAGTCCTGCGCCAGCGACGCGTGGCTCGCGCACATGTGCTGCCCGAACTGCGCGAGGTCGCCCGCGCGCAACGCCTCGCACGCCCCGAGCACCCGCGCCTGTTCGGTGACCACGTGACGGGCCCGCCGAAAGGCCGTGTCCTGTCCGGCAAAGGCGCTCGCCTGCGACGCGAGTGTCGCCATGTCGAGCGCCGCCAGCGCCTCGA
This genomic interval from Pseudomonadota bacterium contains the following:
- the galT gene encoding galactose-1-phosphate uridylyltransferase, whose translation is MSANWQHRWHPLRQEWVQIAAQSAGRPWSGARVGARTETVPEHDPGCYLCPRVTRATGATNPDYVGPFAFDNDFANLVADPPGLQSEDADPLHRTALPRGRCRVLCWSERHDLTLADLSTAEMAAVVALWRDEYLTLAADPTIHQVIVFENKGVEIGVSNLHPHGQVYATDFVTDTAARQRHAQASYLAEHGRPLLQDLLARPTYDGALLVSANTTWRAIVPFFARFPFEVWIVPERSFSHLGEASVPELSDLASLYRDVVRRFDAVFEQRTPHNTLLHNAPCDDHPDNAAVGFHIVVQCPLRAPGMLKYMGGYEQSAGNIVNPVQPEDAAKRLRGAGATV